Below is a genomic region from Spirosoma radiotolerans.
ACCAAAAGCGTTCAACTAGTTCTTTTTCGGCTCACTCCCTTTCGATTCGGATGGGGCCACTTTTGCAAATTCGGCAATAGCCTGTTCATTGATTCCACCAACGACTTCTAGTTTGGGTAAAGCCGTTTTCAAGCTGGCAATGCCTTGTTCGGTCACTTTAGTTTGCCAGAGATAAATCGTTTTAAGATTTTTTAGCCCGGCCAGTTCGACTAATCCAGCGTCGGTAATAGCGGTGCCATACAGGTTCAAATACTCCAGATTGGCTAGCTGCTTTAGTTGTTTCAGGCCCGCGTCGGTCACCTTTGTTTCTTCCAGATGGAGCTTTTGTAAATTCTTCAATTTGGCAATCGATGCCAGGGCCGCATCCGAAATTTCGGTATCACCCAGCTTGAGCCACACAATTTGATTGCTCAGTTTTGGCAACGCAGCAGCCTGAGCATCGTTGAACGTACGGGCGTTTACGGCACTGACTTCCAGTTGGTTTTGCTCTTTTGACAGGGGTAATACTAGCAAATTTAGCTTTTTCAGCTCCTCGACAACCTTGGGATCAGCGGCTGGTACTTTCATGGTCAGCACTGGCGACTCGGGAGCAGGCCCCGAGGCAACCTGTGTTCCTCCAACTTCGAGCGGCCCACCACCGGCCAAAGACGCCAGCACCGGCCGGATAGCCTCATTTACAGTAAGATCAGCTACTTTTTTGTCGAAGGGCGCTCCCTGATCAATCCACCAGGTCAGCAACGCAATATCGCTCTCCTTTAACTGGGTTTTACCTTTAGGAGGCATATGATGATCATCATCCTCAGGCAACAGACAAACCTTTACCAACTCGCTCGTCTTACTCTTGCCCGCCACAAACACCGGCCCGTCTTCATACCCTTTCTTGATCATTTCGGGCGTATCCAGCCGCAATCCAGCTTTTGCTTTTCCTGCGTTATGGCATTGTACGCACCGACTGTGCAGAATAGGGTTCACGATTTGCTGATAAACCATTGCCTGATTGACATCCGTAATGGGCTGAAATGTCATCTCTTTCTGCTTGGGTTGTACACCAGCCAAGGTTCGCATGGTTTCCGGCATGTACTGGGTTAAGTAGTCTTCACCATGCGTCAGATTGCCCCCTAAATGCCCGGCGGCCAGCAGCAACAGCAACGATACGCCCAGCGCAGGCAGATACATGAGGGAGGCAAAGGGCACAATACGACCCAGATTTTCGGACTTTACGGCCCAAGCCAGCCAGGCAAACACCGCCACACCAATGCCTTCCCACATGTGGTTGTTCAGCGTTTCGACTTCGTAGCCACCCCCTAACGACAACATATAGCCAAACACACAGGCCAGGGTCGCACTCACTGCCGAGCAGAACAGAATTAACGTGATCGTATGCGGACTGACGGAGTTGTGCCGGATTAGTCGGTCCAGTTCAAGTAGACCGGCAATGAGCAAAAAGCCGATAGGCAGGTGAACGATGAGGGGGTGAAAATGTCCCCAGAACAACACCCAATCGGCGGGGGACGACGGCTTAGCTTGCAATAAAATTAATTCATGCATAAGTCAGGCCAATCTATCAGGCAACACGCGCTAGTTTAATGGGATATGTTTTTTTAGACGCCCACTGAGCCACATAAACGCTGTCGTCTTCGTCCACCAATACATCATGTGGGTGTAGAAAAGGTGAGTTTTTAAGGTCTTTACGCTGCTCGGCAAGTTTATTATCCTGGTAGATCGGTGCAGAGCCGCCGGGAGTTGAAATCACCCGATCATTTTTGTCCAGAATCTGAATGTAGCCCGAGTCAGGGTAGGCATCGGAAGTGCTCCGAAACACAGCCCCGTAAATATTGTCGCCATGAATCACCGGTCGGCAGATATACGAACCCGGCAAAGCAATGGTCGACACGTATTTGCCATCGAGTGTAAACCGTTTCAGCGCGTTGTGTCGACGGTCGGTAATGAGCAGGGTCGGATTGGCCGCTACCCGACGGTCGACAACAATACCGTGGCAGCAATCGAATGTATCGTTTCCTTCGCCTTTGCCGCCCCAGTACCGAATAATCTTACCCGTTTTATCGTATTGGGTCACGTAGTTCAAACCGTACCCGTCTACCACATAAATATCTCCATTAGCCGGATTAATAGCTGTTTCGGTCGGTTTATACTGAGATGGATAGTCGTATTTGCCGGTTTCTTTCGGATAGTCCAGCTTCATTAACTCACGCCCTTTCAGATCGGTTTTTATAACCTGATGCCGGTCGGTATCACAAATGAGCAG
It encodes:
- a CDS encoding c-type cytochrome domain-containing protein produces the protein MHELILLQAKPSSPADWVLFWGHFHPLIVHLPIGFLLIAGLLELDRLIRHNSVSPHTITLILFCSAVSATLACVFGYMLSLGGGYEVETLNNHMWEGIGVAVFAWLAWAVKSENLGRIVPFASLMYLPALGVSLLLLLAAGHLGGNLTHGEDYLTQYMPETMRTLAGVQPKQKEMTFQPITDVNQAMVYQQIVNPILHSRCVQCHNAGKAKAGLRLDTPEMIKKGYEDGPVFVAGKSKTSELVKVCLLPEDDDHHMPPKGKTQLKESDIALLTWWIDQGAPFDKKVADLTVNEAIRPVLASLAGGGPLEVGGTQVASGPAPESPVLTMKVPAADPKVVEELKKLNLLVLPLSKEQNQLEVSAVNARTFNDAQAAALPKLSNQIVWLKLGDTEISDAALASIAKLKNLQKLHLEETKVTDAGLKQLKQLANLEYLNLYGTAITDAGLVELAGLKNLKTIYLWQTKVTEQGIASLKTALPKLEVVGGINEQAIAEFAKVAPSESKGSEPKKN
- a CDS encoding NHL repeat-containing protein, with the translated sequence MAPPVSRRLFIKQTALVGATSMAVPTLLSAKSGIYNPEPTVIGHNGFQYRVVPGWGVLDAGKNPVNDCHEMVQDAKGRIILLTNETKNNILIYDKSGKLLETWGHSYPGGHGLTLGGEGNDQYLLICDTDRHQVIKTDLKGRELMKLDYPKETGKYDYPSQYKPTETAINPANGDIYVVDGYGLNYVTQYDKTGKIIRYWGGKGEGNDTFDCCHGIVVDRRVAANPTLLITDRRHNALKRFTLDGKYVSTIALPGSYICRPVIHGDNIYGAVFRSTSDAYPDSGYIQILDKNDRVISTPGGSAPIYQDNKLAEQRKDLKNSPFLHPHDVLVDEDDSVYVAQWASKKTYPIKLARVA